From one Microbacterium aurum genomic stretch:
- a CDS encoding glycosyltransferase family 2 protein has product MTAPESVLVSVIVATNRAGEFLDEAIGSLAAQSETRYELIVVDDGSPDPTAVRQAAAAVGGAVVLRQAPGGPAAARNAGVRRARGRWLAFLDDDDRWHPDRLAAQLARFDADAAAVAGYCGMRTIDARGEVLIDADQVAVDDEADIARRRTGIILPNLMVRTDVFTEVGGFDPALRLAEDLDLLLRVAQRGPVVFEPRPLVDYRTHGDNVTRRFRSLVDAIGGVLRRHRAAAETRGETALVAAFDESLRKNDRYAWWAAGRAARASWAERHPATAVGHLCWALRTAPAGLLDGLRRRVRAQTPTMGAERGLIDGGLS; this is encoded by the coding sequence ATGACGGCGCCGGAGAGCGTGCTGGTGAGCGTCATCGTCGCGACCAATCGCGCTGGAGAGTTTCTCGACGAGGCGATCGGCTCGCTCGCCGCGCAGAGCGAGACCCGCTACGAGCTGATCGTCGTCGACGATGGTTCTCCCGATCCCACTGCTGTGCGCCAAGCGGCGGCCGCAGTCGGTGGCGCGGTCGTGCTACGTCAGGCACCCGGGGGGCCGGCCGCCGCGCGAAACGCCGGTGTCCGCCGCGCCCGAGGACGGTGGCTCGCGTTCCTTGACGACGACGACCGGTGGCACCCCGACCGCCTCGCCGCGCAGCTGGCGCGGTTCGATGCGGACGCGGCCGCCGTCGCCGGATACTGCGGCATGCGGACCATCGACGCTCGAGGCGAGGTGCTCATCGACGCCGACCAGGTCGCCGTCGACGACGAGGCGGACATCGCCCGTCGACGCACGGGCATCATTTTGCCGAACCTCATGGTGCGCACCGACGTGTTCACGGAAGTCGGAGGGTTTGATCCCGCGCTACGGCTGGCCGAAGACCTCGATTTGCTACTGCGCGTCGCGCAGCGCGGGCCGGTCGTATTCGAGCCGCGTCCCCTCGTGGACTACCGCACCCACGGCGACAACGTCACGCGGCGCTTCCGTTCGCTCGTCGACGCGATCGGCGGCGTCTTGCGACGTCATCGCGCTGCGGCCGAGACTCGCGGCGAAACCGCGCTCGTGGCGGCGTTCGACGAGAGCCTGCGCAAGAACGACCGCTACGCGTGGTGGGCAGCGGGTCGTGCCGCCCGCGCCTCGTGGGCCGAGCGCCATCCCGCCACGGCCGTGGGCCACTTGTGCTGGGCGCTGCGTACCGCGCCGGCCGGGCTGCTGGACGGGCTGCGTCGCCGGGTGCGTGCACAGACCCCTACTATGGGCGCTGAGCGGGGGCTCATAGACGGGGGACTCTCATGA
- a CDS encoding glycosyltransferase family 4 protein: MNGLVLRTRGGRVDASVAREGRVAQVALIASSFHPRVGGVEEHVRHTARALRARGISVVIWTVDRGDPVPAVVDGVPVRVLPCPLPARNARSLASFARRAPAAFTRWLRAARADRPGILHVHCFGPNGVWALALARVLRLPLVVTAHGETFGDADGVFATSALLRRSLRAALQRADAVTACSRFTARDLEERFELAPDRAEVIMNGVDLDEPAGTAPSLPGRYVLALGRVVHTKGFDLLLRAFAQARLPDDVSVVIGGDGPERPALEALADEQGLVGRVLFTGRLDRGAVVRAAAASAALAVPSRVEPFGIVLLEGWRAGVPVIATSHGGPPELINDGTDGWLVDPGDTVAFAAALERIFDVPEVSARIAAAGRDRVTAFTWDRIAAEYATVYERARVRRARG, encoded by the coding sequence GTGAATGGTCTCGTCCTCCGAACCCGAGGTGGGCGTGTCGATGCGAGCGTAGCGAGAGAAGGTCGTGTGGCCCAGGTCGCCCTGATTGCGAGTTCATTCCATCCGCGTGTCGGAGGGGTCGAAGAACACGTCCGACACACCGCTCGCGCCCTTCGCGCGCGCGGCATCAGCGTCGTCATCTGGACGGTCGATCGGGGCGACCCCGTGCCGGCGGTTGTCGACGGCGTGCCGGTGCGAGTGCTGCCCTGCCCGCTGCCGGCTCGCAATGCGCGTTCGCTGGCCTCGTTCGCGCGGCGGGCGCCGGCGGCGTTTACGCGATGGTTGCGCGCGGCGCGGGCGGACCGTCCTGGCATCCTGCACGTGCACTGCTTCGGACCCAACGGTGTGTGGGCGCTGGCGTTGGCGCGCGTACTGCGTCTTCCCCTGGTCGTCACCGCCCATGGAGAGACGTTCGGTGACGCCGACGGCGTCTTCGCCACTTCGGCGCTGCTGCGACGCAGTCTGCGGGCCGCGCTGCAACGCGCCGACGCAGTGACAGCGTGCTCCCGTTTCACTGCGCGTGACCTCGAGGAGCGTTTCGAGCTCGCGCCGGATCGCGCCGAGGTGATCATGAACGGCGTGGACCTCGACGAGCCGGCGGGAACGGCGCCCTCGCTGCCCGGGCGCTACGTGCTCGCCCTCGGGCGGGTCGTGCACACCAAGGGGTTCGACCTGCTGCTGCGCGCGTTCGCGCAGGCACGGCTGCCCGACGACGTCTCGGTTGTCATCGGCGGGGACGGACCGGAGCGCCCCGCGCTGGAAGCGCTGGCGGACGAGCAGGGTCTGGTCGGCCGCGTCCTGTTCACCGGAAGGCTCGATCGAGGAGCTGTCGTGCGCGCGGCGGCCGCGTCTGCGGCGCTGGCCGTGCCCAGTCGCGTCGAGCCGTTCGGCATCGTTCTGCTCGAAGGATGGCGGGCCGGTGTGCCCGTGATCGCGACCTCGCATGGCGGGCCTCCGGAGCTCATCAACGACGGCACCGACGGGTGGCTCGTCGATCCCGGTGACACGGTCGCGTTCGCCGCGGCGCTCGAGCGGATCTTCGACGTGCCCGAGGTCTCGGCCCGCATCGCTGCAGCGGGGCGGGATCGCGTCACTGCGTTCACGTGGGACCGCATCGCCGCCGAGTATGCCACGGTCTACGAGCGGGCGCGGGTCAGGCGGGCGCGGGGATGA
- a CDS encoding glycosyltransferase family 4 protein encodes MGQQVYEEEIVRRAPGVLSAADTVSREIARSLRSDLAGTTRLPAWVLTRAPHVPRALAGAALYRGADVVHRMGLGMPPARVPEVITIHDTVAWRFDDESSPEPFAARELRAAAAVIAPSQFSADDVSEFLGIDNVHAIHNGVDARFFTATALSPQRLAAVGIEDPYVVHAGGASQRKNLAALAAAWERVASARPDLTLVLAGPPHPRRTDLFRALPRTRLVGRLDDEVLTGLLAGAATVTVPSLYEGFGLPALEGMAVGVPVVAARTSSLVEVVGEGGVLVDPVPSAIAEGIVFATSGEPAVAAMAARGRERAREFTWERSARAHADVWNRVAVGR; translated from the coding sequence ATGGGTCAGCAGGTCTACGAAGAGGAGATCGTTCGCCGTGCACCCGGCGTGCTGTCGGCCGCCGACACCGTCTCGCGCGAGATCGCCCGGTCGCTGCGCTCCGACCTGGCCGGTACCACCCGCCTGCCAGCTTGGGTACTGACCCGAGCACCGCACGTCCCCCGCGCGCTCGCCGGCGCCGCGTTGTACCGCGGCGCCGACGTCGTTCACCGGATGGGGTTGGGCATGCCGCCGGCGAGGGTCCCCGAGGTCATCACCATCCACGACACCGTCGCGTGGCGCTTCGACGACGAGTCGTCACCCGAGCCGTTCGCCGCCCGCGAACTGCGCGCAGCGGCGGCCGTCATCGCGCCGTCGCAGTTCTCCGCCGACGACGTGTCGGAGTTCCTGGGCATCGACAACGTGCACGCGATACACAACGGCGTCGACGCGCGATTCTTCACAGCCACCGCCCTCTCCCCGCAGCGGCTCGCTGCTGTGGGGATCGAGGATCCGTACGTCGTCCACGCCGGTGGCGCGTCGCAGCGCAAGAACCTCGCGGCGCTAGCCGCGGCGTGGGAGCGGGTCGCCTCGGCGCGTCCCGACCTGACGCTCGTCCTCGCGGGCCCACCCCATCCGCGGCGCACCGACCTGTTCCGCGCGCTGCCGCGCACCCGTCTGGTCGGCCGTCTCGATGACGAAGTTCTCACAGGTCTGCTCGCGGGAGCTGCCACCGTCACGGTGCCCTCGCTGTACGAAGGGTTCGGGCTCCCCGCTCTGGAGGGTATGGCGGTGGGGGTGCCGGTCGTCGCCGCGCGGACGAGCTCGCTGGTCGAGGTCGTCGGTGAGGGTGGGGTACTGGTCGATCCTGTGCCCTCGGCGATCGCGGAAGGGATCGTGTTCGCGACGTCCGGGGAACCTGCCGTGGCGGCGATGGCCGCGCGCGGCCGCGAAAGAGCGCGCGAATTCACCTGGGAGCGCAGTGCGCGAGCGCACGCCGACGTGTGGAACCGGGTCGCCGTGGGCCGCTGA
- a CDS encoding ABC transporter ATP-binding protein, with translation MISGDDSAIRVADLGKTYRLGATGERPSTAAQAAFQWLRSTGRMKYTLFDALDAVSFEIPRGQAVGIVGRNGAGKSTLLKLLTRVTSPSRGRIEMNGRIGSLLEVGTGFHPELTGKENIFLNGAILGMTRKEILKRYDEIVDFSGIEKFLATPVKRYSSGMYVRLAFSVAAHLDTEILAIDEVLAVGDAEFQRRSIAKMREAASGGRTVLYVSHQLQTVQALCSSAMLLDRGKLVYSGTVDGTLEAYRDSFESFAAAQSDATKRPGNGRVRLDRVWMEDEFVKSGEDVVVDFTAPRGKNLIGAYFVSMHINNDQGSVISQCDSRLVGTWFDPEEAQTGRLVIRNLWLKPGQYTVDVYVCQAGVLDAWEGAWRFEVLPDLPYPEFTESSGTEKGLVFADFAYEGRS, from the coding sequence GTGATTTCTGGGGATGATTCGGCGATTCGTGTTGCCGATTTGGGGAAGACGTACCGGCTCGGTGCGACGGGCGAACGACCGTCGACGGCCGCGCAAGCGGCCTTCCAATGGTTGCGGTCGACCGGGCGGATGAAGTACACGCTGTTCGACGCGCTCGACGCCGTAAGCTTCGAGATTCCGCGTGGGCAAGCGGTGGGGATTGTCGGCCGCAACGGCGCCGGCAAATCCACGTTGCTGAAGCTGCTCACTCGGGTGACATCGCCTTCGCGTGGCCGGATCGAGATGAACGGGCGCATTGGCTCACTGCTGGAAGTGGGCACCGGGTTTCACCCCGAGCTCACCGGCAAGGAGAATATCTTTCTCAACGGCGCGATCCTCGGCATGACACGCAAGGAGATCCTCAAGCGCTACGACGAGATCGTCGACTTCTCGGGCATTGAGAAGTTCCTGGCCACGCCGGTGAAGCGGTACTCGTCCGGCATGTACGTGCGGCTGGCGTTTTCGGTTGCCGCGCACCTGGACACCGAAATCCTCGCGATCGACGAGGTGCTCGCCGTCGGCGACGCCGAGTTCCAGCGCCGTTCGATCGCGAAGATGCGCGAAGCGGCGTCCGGCGGCCGCACCGTGCTGTACGTCAGCCATCAGTTGCAGACGGTGCAGGCCCTGTGCTCGTCGGCGATGCTCCTGGATCGGGGCAAGCTCGTGTACTCGGGGACCGTCGACGGTACGCTCGAGGCCTACCGGGACAGCTTCGAGAGCTTCGCGGCGGCGCAGAGCGACGCCACGAAGCGGCCGGGTAACGGACGGGTGCGGCTAGACCGCGTGTGGATGGAAGACGAGTTCGTGAAGTCCGGAGAGGACGTCGTGGTGGACTTCACCGCCCCTCGCGGAAAGAACCTGATCGGTGCCTACTTCGTGTCGATGCACATTAACAACGACCAGGGATCGGTCATCTCCCAATGCGATTCGCGCCTGGTGGGCACCTGGTTCGATCCCGAGGAGGCACAGACTGGCCGCCTCGTGATCCGCAACTTGTGGCTCAAACCCGGTCAGTACACCGTCGACGTGTACGTCTGCCAAGCCGGTGTCCTGGATGCGTGGGAGGGGGCATGGCGGTTCGAAGTACTGCCCGACCTGCCCTACCCCGAGTTCACCGAGTCGTCGGGCACCGAGAAGGGCCTCGTCTTCGCGGACTTCGCATATGAAGGAAGGAGCTGA
- a CDS encoding ABC transporter permease, producing the protein MSHSVERTVITPPGRLNLPPWREIWNAREVAVRLAQRDIIVRYRQTVFGITWVILQPLVTAGIFTIVFGVIAGLPTDGTPTFVFALAGTLAWNLFNGALGRAASSMVGNQALVQKVFFPRMLVPISSLASIVVDFVVAFSLLVVLLFVFGISPGWEVLLLPVWILLILMLGLGIGLAAAAYMVKYRDVGYVLPWFMQIVMYASPLAYSLAAVPDNLRWLFEANPVTWFLEVFRWSVLETPAPATWQIVALCVSAPLVLLLGTLVFQKNEREFADYI; encoded by the coding sequence ATGTCGCACTCCGTCGAGCGGACCGTCATCACTCCTCCCGGCCGGCTGAACCTGCCACCGTGGCGCGAGATCTGGAATGCGCGCGAGGTCGCCGTGCGCCTGGCACAGCGCGACATCATCGTTCGTTACCGGCAGACCGTCTTCGGCATCACCTGGGTGATCCTGCAGCCGCTGGTCACGGCGGGCATCTTCACGATCGTGTTCGGCGTCATCGCTGGTCTACCCACCGACGGTACGCCCACGTTCGTCTTCGCCTTGGCCGGAACCCTCGCTTGGAACCTCTTCAACGGCGCGCTCGGCAGGGCGGCGTCGTCAATGGTCGGCAATCAGGCGCTCGTACAGAAAGTGTTCTTTCCCCGCATGCTCGTGCCGATCTCGAGCCTGGCGTCGATCGTGGTCGACTTCGTCGTCGCCTTCAGCCTTCTCGTGGTGTTGCTGTTCGTCTTCGGCATCTCCCCCGGCTGGGAGGTTCTGCTGCTGCCGGTGTGGATCCTGCTGATCCTCATGTTGGGCCTGGGCATCGGCCTGGCCGCGGCGGCGTATATGGTCAAGTACCGCGACGTCGGCTACGTGCTGCCCTGGTTCATGCAGATCGTCATGTACGCCAGCCCTCTGGCCTACTCACTGGCGGCGGTTCCGGACAACCTGCGCTGGCTGTTCGAGGCAAACCCCGTCACCTGGTTCCTGGAGGTGTTCCGCTGGTCGGTGCTGGAGACTCCAGCTCCCGCCACTTGGCAGATCGTGGCGCTGTGTGTGTCGGCGCCGTTGGTGCTGCTCCTCGGGACACTGGTGTTCCAGAAGAACGAGCGCGAGTTCGCGGACTACATCTGA
- a CDS encoding glycosyltransferase family 2 protein — translation MVTVSVVVVTYNRPDHVRTCLTRLHELHRPADEILVVDASPNDLTVRLVREEFPQVCLLRNELGRGTTAESRQIGFTATSGDIIAFVDDDAFAEPDWLDHLVVPYDDPSVVGVGGRALNDIEGEETRGLGDVGRLLADGRLTGNFAAHTGRVIEVDHLLGANMSFRRSALDAIGGIHGNYPGTCLCEESDISLRLKNAGGRLVYQPDALVHHVAAPYGIGGKRFDRRYLYYLRRNHVVMLVRVFGWRDPIVRYYARATVHEQRQYLWLAASHMRARKLDGEPRTVRQRARSALTLTRAVAELGGLVAGFPAAFVARRRDERDVHVAR, via the coding sequence ATGGTCACCGTCAGCGTCGTCGTCGTCACCTACAACCGTCCGGACCACGTGCGCACGTGTCTGACGCGGTTGCACGAGCTGCACCGTCCTGCCGACGAGATCCTCGTGGTCGACGCTTCACCGAACGACCTCACCGTCCGTCTCGTGCGCGAGGAGTTCCCGCAGGTGTGCCTGCTGCGCAACGAACTGGGTCGGGGAACGACGGCGGAGTCACGACAGATCGGCTTCACTGCGACGAGCGGCGACATCATCGCATTCGTCGATGATGACGCCTTCGCCGAACCGGACTGGCTCGATCATCTCGTCGTGCCCTACGACGACCCCTCGGTCGTCGGGGTGGGCGGCCGCGCCCTCAACGACATCGAGGGTGAGGAAACGCGTGGCCTCGGCGATGTGGGTCGCCTGCTAGCCGATGGCCGGTTGACCGGAAACTTCGCCGCGCACACCGGGCGGGTGATCGAGGTCGATCACCTGCTGGGGGCGAACATGTCGTTCCGGCGCTCCGCGCTCGATGCGATCGGAGGCATCCACGGTAACTATCCGGGCACGTGCTTGTGCGAGGAGTCCGATATCTCGCTGCGACTGAAGAACGCCGGCGGCCGTCTTGTGTACCAGCCCGACGCGCTTGTGCACCACGTCGCCGCGCCCTACGGCATCGGCGGCAAGAGGTTCGATCGCCGCTACCTCTATTATCTGCGCCGCAACCATGTCGTGATGCTCGTTCGGGTGTTCGGCTGGCGTGACCCGATCGTGCGTTACTACGCCCGAGCGACGGTGCACGAGCAGCGGCAGTACCTGTGGCTCGCTGCCAGCCACATGCGCGCCCGCAAACTGGACGGCGAACCCCGCACAGTGCGACAGCGAGCACGGTCGGCGTTGACGCTGACCCGCGCGGTGGCCGAGCTGGGAGGTCTCGTCGCCGGATTCCCGGCGGCGTTCGTGGCCCGCCGACGCGACGAACGCGACGTCCATGTCGCCCGATGA
- a CDS encoding GNAT family N-acetyltransferase, translating into MSPDEAGATRARTLALRDVTEVDRERWQNLSRRALEPNPFLDPRYLLTAHRMLDGLDDIRLVIVEDGDEWIAVTPLSALGRFAKTPLRYASTAGAYLGRRASLCVPLIDAASPQRAIAATLAHLSSRASRLPGLVELTLLPADGPVSATLRSECARVGVPVQERSRFARAFADATSPVHAPEHLSSARRKRLRRLRSGLEREVGPLEFTDHGSDMAALETLLDLEAAGWKGERRTAQRKKPAELAWFLDFIAQFGASGDFRVLTLRSAEYVIFTSLVLVIDGHAFGTMDAYDERFAAFSPGVLGRVLEQQRLMADATITTFDPCMHPRYVDATALYPDRREMVSVLLAAHGASRVLLRARPWAQRMRARFAGIRRGAR; encoded by the coding sequence ATGTCGCCCGATGAGGCCGGCGCCACGCGTGCGCGCACTCTCGCGCTGCGCGACGTCACCGAGGTCGACAGGGAACGCTGGCAGAACCTGAGCCGGCGCGCGCTCGAACCGAACCCGTTTCTTGACCCGCGCTACCTGCTGACAGCGCATCGGATGCTGGACGGACTCGACGACATCAGGCTCGTCATCGTTGAGGACGGCGATGAGTGGATCGCGGTCACACCGCTGTCGGCGCTGGGGCGATTCGCGAAGACACCCCTGCGCTATGCGAGCACCGCCGGTGCGTACCTCGGTCGCCGCGCGTCACTGTGCGTGCCGCTGATCGACGCCGCCTCGCCGCAGCGCGCCATCGCCGCGACGCTCGCCCATTTGTCGTCGCGTGCGTCGCGCCTGCCCGGTCTCGTCGAACTCACTCTGCTACCGGCGGACGGCCCCGTGTCAGCGACGCTGCGGAGCGAGTGCGCGCGCGTCGGCGTCCCGGTGCAGGAACGGTCACGGTTCGCCCGCGCGTTCGCCGACGCCACATCACCCGTGCACGCACCCGAGCATCTCAGCAGCGCACGTCGCAAGCGTCTGCGTCGCCTGAGAAGCGGACTGGAGCGCGAGGTCGGGCCGCTGGAGTTCACCGACCACGGCAGCGATATGGCCGCGCTCGAGACACTCCTCGATCTCGAAGCAGCGGGATGGAAAGGCGAGCGTAGAACGGCCCAGCGCAAGAAGCCGGCCGAACTCGCGTGGTTTTTGGACTTCATTGCGCAGTTCGGGGCGTCCGGAGATTTCAGAGTCTTGACGCTGCGCTCCGCCGAGTACGTCATCTTTACGTCACTCGTTCTCGTTATCGACGGTCACGCGTTCGGGACGATGGACGCCTACGACGAGCGCTTCGCCGCGTTCAGTCCCGGTGTGCTCGGCCGGGTTCTCGAACAGCAGCGTCTGATGGCGGATGCCACAATCACGACGTTTGACCCGTGTATGCACCCTCGGTATGTCGATGCGACCGCGCTGTACCCGGACCGTCGCGAGATGGTGAGCGTGCTGTTGGCCGCGCACGGTGCGTCCCGCGTGCTGTTGCGTGCCCGGCCCTGGGCGCAGCGCATGCGCGCACGGTTTGCGGGCATCCGGCGGGGGGCGCGGTGA
- a CDS encoding polysaccharide deacetylase family protein produces the protein MKARPGRIVRRRQIDGDPLTPRRYGGVLRNVVPAAAWRSLGTFCVDTSSTQFALTYDDGPHPLHTPRILDVLAAHHATATFFVLAEPARANPDIIRRIVADGHELGLHGADHTSLLTMSTSEARARVARARDDIEPLGGTPLALYRPPYGQHTFAQARAIDRLGLEVAVWSADAMDWVDDPEERIAARAWHGVHPGGVLLLHDDRADRLAPGEAPPRFDRAGVLDHLLTRLSSSGLTAVTMSDLLQRGQRIRSIAWERLRR, from the coding sequence GTGAAGGCCCGGCCCGGTCGGATAGTGCGGCGCCGGCAGATCGACGGCGACCCGTTGACGCCGCGACGGTACGGCGGCGTACTCCGGAACGTGGTGCCGGCCGCGGCCTGGCGATCGCTGGGAACGTTCTGCGTCGACACGTCGTCGACGCAGTTCGCGCTCACCTACGACGACGGACCGCATCCGTTGCATACCCCGCGAATCCTCGATGTGCTCGCCGCGCATCACGCTACCGCGACGTTCTTCGTCCTGGCCGAGCCGGCGCGTGCGAACCCGGACATCATCCGGCGCATCGTGGCCGATGGGCACGAACTCGGCTTGCACGGTGCCGACCACACGTCACTGCTCACGATGTCGACGAGCGAAGCGCGCGCCCGGGTCGCGCGGGCGCGCGACGACATCGAGCCCCTCGGCGGCACACCGCTTGCGCTCTACCGACCGCCGTACGGCCAACATACGTTCGCCCAGGCGCGAGCCATCGACCGACTGGGGTTGGAAGTCGCCGTCTGGTCGGCGGACGCGATGGACTGGGTCGACGACCCGGAAGAGCGCATCGCGGCGCGTGCGTGGCACGGCGTGCATCCAGGTGGCGTGCTGCTGCTGCACGATGATCGGGCAGACCGGCTCGCGCCGGGCGAAGCGCCGCCGCGCTTCGACCGTGCCGGCGTGCTCGACCACCTGCTGACCCGGTTGAGCAGCTCGGGACTCACCGCGGTCACCATGAGCGATCTGTTGCAGCGGGGGCAGAGAATCCGATCGATCGCGTGGGAGCGCCTGCGGCGATGA
- a CDS encoding glycosyltransferase — MTTPPPLRLSVVIAAYAAAETLPEQLSALIAQRPTFGWEIIVADNGSTDGTRELVAEWAREHHDIRLVDASRRRGPAAARNIGVAAARGEWIAFCDADDIVGDGWVAAVADALSKSRFVAGRFARDRLRTGAFTVSWSPQLDSLSAVGFLPGFLTAGAGNMAMHRTVFTAIDGFDESALAAEDDDFCLRAQLAGFALTYEPCMLLHVRQRTGLRAVVRQARAYGVGARRLRHRYAGVIAEAAQSGIALAPPPGRPPAPEAAIVEASPPRTTVPSRIANAVWRVGWSWGWRRAHLDDVDQIALRGIHR, encoded by the coding sequence ATGACCACGCCCCCGCCCTTGAGACTCAGCGTCGTCATCGCAGCGTACGCCGCCGCCGAGACACTCCCCGAGCAACTGTCGGCGCTCATCGCGCAGCGACCGACGTTCGGGTGGGAGATCATCGTCGCCGATAACGGATCCACCGACGGCACACGCGAACTCGTCGCGGAATGGGCCAGAGAGCACCACGACATTCGACTCGTCGACGCATCACGCCGGCGCGGACCGGCGGCGGCCCGCAACATCGGGGTCGCCGCCGCGCGGGGAGAGTGGATCGCTTTCTGCGATGCCGACGACATCGTGGGCGACGGCTGGGTGGCCGCGGTCGCTGACGCGCTGTCGAAAAGCCGCTTCGTCGCCGGACGATTCGCGCGTGACCGTTTGCGCACCGGCGCTTTCACCGTCTCGTGGTCGCCGCAGTTGGACTCGCTGAGCGCCGTCGGGTTCCTGCCGGGTTTCCTCACCGCCGGAGCCGGGAACATGGCGATGCACCGGACGGTGTTCACCGCCATCGACGGGTTCGATGAATCGGCGCTGGCCGCAGAAGACGACGACTTCTGCCTACGCGCACAGCTGGCCGGCTTCGCCCTCACGTACGAGCCCTGCATGCTCCTGCACGTGCGTCAGCGCACGGGACTGCGGGCGGTCGTGCGGCAGGCGCGGGCATACGGCGTGGGCGCGCGTCGACTGCGCCACCGCTACGCAGGCGTCATCGCCGAGGCCGCACAATCCGGCATCGCGCTCGCTCCGCCGCCGGGCCGGCCTCCGGCTCCCGAGGCCGCCATCGTCGAGGCCTCTCCGCCGCGCACCACCGTCCCCTCACGCATCGCGAACGCGGTGTGGCGGGTCGGCTGGTCATGGGGGTGGCGGCGCGCACACCTGGACGATGTGGATCAGATCGCCTTGCGCGGCATCCACCGCTGA
- a CDS encoding glycosyltransferase, with protein MTERVPTVTVIVPVFNDVDRLRTCLARIAAQDYAGLTTVIVVDNRSSIDLRPALPAGDDRFRLIREEQRGSYAARNAALPLVDTDYIAFTDADCRPQPAWLSAAIGRLRAVDLPDAVGGDIHLVFERSDDPTTGPELYESAHEFDQRQFVESLGFAATANLVVTRDILDRVGPFNADLQSGGDDDWGHRLHAAGGRMVYCADAVVDHPARSTWPELTKKAVRVAEGMAGLTQGQAPAEDLRYLYREARLGAATWISIWRRERPDSAGAKVRYAAALSWVSLLRCTVRVRQRWMPRKAI; from the coding sequence ATGACCGAGCGGGTGCCGACGGTGACAGTGATCGTGCCGGTCTTCAACGATGTCGACCGGCTGCGCACGTGTTTGGCGCGCATCGCCGCGCAGGACTATGCGGGACTCACGACGGTCATCGTCGTCGACAACAGGTCGTCGATCGACCTGAGACCCGCACTGCCCGCGGGCGATGACCGGTTTCGGCTCATTCGGGAGGAGCAGCGGGGGTCGTACGCCGCGCGCAACGCGGCGCTGCCCCTCGTCGACACCGACTACATCGCCTTCACCGACGCGGACTGCCGGCCGCAACCCGCGTGGTTGAGCGCCGCGATCGGTCGGCTGCGTGCCGTCGACCTGCCCGACGCGGTCGGCGGCGACATCCACCTCGTGTTCGAGCGCAGCGACGACCCGACCACGGGTCCGGAACTGTACGAATCGGCGCACGAGTTCGATCAGCGGCAATTCGTGGAGTCGCTCGGATTTGCGGCGACGGCGAACCTCGTCGTTACCCGCGACATCCTCGACCGTGTCGGGCCCTTCAACGCCGACCTGCAGTCCGGGGGCGACGACGACTGGGGCCACCGACTGCACGCCGCCGGCGGGCGCATGGTCTATTGTGCCGACGCCGTCGTCGACCATCCCGCGCGCTCGACCTGGCCCGAGTTGACCAAGAAGGCCGTGCGCGTGGCCGAAGGTATGGCCGGTCTGACGCAGGGCCAAGCGCCGGCAGAGGACCTGCGGTATCTCTACCGGGAGGCGCGGCTAGGTGCGGCGACCTGGATCTCGATCTGGCGGCGGGAGCGGCCCGACTCCGCGGGTGCGAAGGTGCGCTACGCGGCCGCGCTGTCGTGGGTCTCGCTGCTGCGGTGCACGGTGCGCGTACGTCAGCGGTGGATGCCGCGCAAGGCGATCTGA